CTGTTTCTGAAACAATCAGTTCATTTGATTCAATATTAAAAGGTGAGCTGGATCATATACCAGAAGTATTATTTATGTATGCGGGTTCTGTAAAAGAAGTTATTGAAAGATATAGCGACAAAAAATAATGGAACTTACTAAATTAAAAATAATAACTCCAGAAGGTATATACATAGATGATTTAAAAGTTGAATCAGTTAGCGTGAGAACTGCCGATGGACAAGTTACTGTCTTTGCAAATCACTCACCAATAGTTTCTACATTGCTTATTGGTGATATGAAATATGAACTTAACGGTACTTCTAAGTACATACACTTACATAGAGGTATTTTGCAAGTTTCAAAGGAACAAGTAAAAATTTTAACTCAAAGATTATACGAAGTTGATGAACAAGGTCGCAGATTAAAATAGTTCAATTGAACTTGGTATTCACCATGAACAAGAACAAATAAGAAAACATGAACAAAATAGGTAACTTTAAAAAGTTATAAAAAGTGTTGCATAGCAAGATTAACCTATATATAATTAAGACATCCAGGACTTTCATTTGGCCTAGGGGTGTTTGAAATTAACACATTACGAGATCTTTACCCCACCGAAAGGTGATGGGTTTTTATTTAGAAATAAAAAAGCAGAACTAAGAAGTTGATTCTTGTTCTGCTTTTCTTTTTTCTCTGTAAGCCAGTTGTCTTTGCACTTTATCCTCAATCATTTTTGTGAATGCTCACATTTTCTCTCTTTTTAAGAACCCCATAAATCTAACATAGTTTATCCTTAATGGTTTAAAATTGATTCTTCCAATTTCGACATTTTTTAATATTCTAGTTATTTGTTTATTCATTAAAACTTGTTCTCTACATTGTTCAAGTTTTTTTCTTTGTTCCTCAGGAAAGTCGTTTAAGTTTTTAAATACATTTTCAACACAACCATATTTAGAAATTAATTTTGTTGCTGTATTATAATGCATGCCCCTAACGCCTTTAATATTATCTGATTGATCTCCTAATAAAGATTTTATGTCTGGAATTTGACATGGTTTACAACCAAATTTTTCATAAACTTCTTTAGCTGTAATTATTTCTTGTTTACACTTTTTGGATTGCTGTGAAACGATTCTTACATCATCAGATACTAATTGATAAGTATCTTTATCATTTGAAACAATATCAACTTGATAACCTAGTTTAACTGCAATTCTAGCAATTGTTCCCATAATGTCATCACCCTCAAATGAAACCTTTTCATATCAAGGTATATTAGCTGATGTTAAAAAATCCCTTACTAATTGCATTTGTGGAATTAAATCTGATGGTGTCTCTTTTCTTGTAGCTTTATATTCTGGATATATTTCTTTTCTTCAACATTCTTTACCAACATCAAAAGTTACAATAACTGTATGATATTCGTTTGATTGAACTAGTTGAAAAATGTTTGCTACAAAAACGTAAACTGCATTTATTAAAACACCTTCTCTGTTCATTGCCACTTTTTTTCTTTTTAAACTTCCATAATAACCCTTATGAAGAAGGTGATATCCATCGATGATTACCACTTTTTTCTTATCCATTGTTGCTCTCCTTTTAATAATACCCTTGTACTTTTTTTATGATTTTAATTTTACTTTTTATTGGATCAAGTTTTTCCATCTGATCCAATTTTAGTTTTGCATAAACCAAATCATCGATGTAGTTGTATTTAATTTCGCTTGCTATATTTTTTAAGCTTGAACTTATAGTTTTAATATCAGATATATTAAAAATAATCTCTAGATTATAAAGAAATTCCAATTGTTTGGTGTTCAACTCTTTTAACATCTCTATTGCAAGATGGCTATATGCTTTTTGTAATCCACCAGTTCCTAGTTTAATTCCACCATAGTATCTTATTACTAAAATAACTATATTGGTTAGATTGTTGACTTCAATTAACTTAAGCAATGGTTCTCCGGCTGTTCCATTGGGTTCGCCATCATTATTATAACCATAAGTTAATTTTTCATCGCCACACCTGTAGGCATAACAATTATGAGTTGCGTTTTTATCGCTGAATTTTTTAATAAAGATATCCAACTCTTCTTTATCTTTGACTTTTGAAATATAGGTAATGAATTTAGATTTTTTTATTGTGAAATTTCTTTCTACAACTTTTTCATCGTTTAATATTCTTAAAAATATCATAACTTTAACCATTAATAATAATACCTTGTAATTGGTAAAAAACATATATTATTTGCTATATTCTTTTAAAAGTGTTAATCTCTTGAAAAGGGAGACAACAATATGCAAGATAAAAAAGTAATTAATGATTTTTATGAAGCTTTTAAAGCCGGGGATGCTAACAAAATGGTTGGTTTATATTCTCCAAAAGCAACTTTTAAGGACCCTATGTTTGGAGACTTGAATTATGAAGAAGCAAAATTTATGTGAATAATGCTTGTTTCAACAAGAGCAACTTCACAATTTGAATTAAATTATACTGTTGAAGAACACAAAGGAAAAATAGTTGTTATTTGAAAAGCAACATATTTATTTGGAGATAAAAAAAGAAAAGTTATTAACATTGTAACTTCAAAAATGGAAACCGAAGACGGTTTAATTACAAAGCATGTTGATAGTTTTAATTTTAAAAGATGAGCAAAACAAGCTATTGGCTTTTCTGGTTTGTTATTTGGTAATGCTAAATGATTTAGAAAAAAAGTTAGCGATGGAGCAAAAGAAAAATTATATAAATTTATGGATTATATGAAATCTCAACAAGCAGGAAAATAAAAAGACCTTTAATATAAAGGTTTTTTTATTTATAAATATTGGCTAGATACCTTTATATTTGGCGTCTTTCATTGTATAATGATTAAGATTTTTGACTTAATAAAAAAGGAGTAGTTTTAATGGCAAGAGATAAAGCGATAATTAAAAAGCATGGTAAAACAGCTGATGAAATTATCTCACTAGAATCAGTTTATGAAAAATTGAGCGATTCTGATTTAGCAAATAAGACACAAGAATTTAGAGATAGATTAGAAAAGGGTGAAACTCTTGACGATCTATTGGTTGAAGCTTTTGCGGTAGTTAGGGAAACTGCATTTAGAGTTTTAAAGATGAGAGCTTATAGAGTCCAACTTATTGGAGCAATAATATTGCATGAAGGTGACATAGCAGAAATGAGAACTGGTGAAGGTAAAACTTTAACTGGTCTTTTTCCTGCTTATCTAAATGCTCTTTCAGGACTTGGGGTTCACGTAGTTACGGTAAATGAATACTTATCACAAAGGGATAGTGAAATAAATGGTCAAGTATATAACGCTTTAGGTTTGACTGTTGGTTTAAATGGAAGAGATTTATCAAAGGAGCAAAAGAGAAACGCCTATGCTCAAGACATCACATATACAACAAATGCAGAGTTAGGATTTGATTATTTAAGAGATAATATGGTTTACCGTTTAGAACAAAAAGTTCAAAGAAAACTAAACTTTGCAATTATTGATGAGGCCGACTCAATATTAATTGATGAGGCAAGAACCCCTCTAATTATTTCCGGGGGAAGCCAAAATAGAATTAATATGTATAAAGCAGCCGATGGTTTTGCAAAAACTTTGGATGAAAACAAAGATATTGAAATGGATTTAGAATCAAAACAAGTTTACTTAACTGATTCTGGTATTAAAAAAGCTCACAGTTTTTTCAGTATAGAGAATTTATTTGATTTTAGAAATACAGAATTATTTCACTTAATAATGAATGCCTTAAAAGCTTTGTTCACATTTAAACTTGAAGTTGAATACACCGTTCAAGATAACGAAATAATTTTAATTGATCAATTTACTGGAAGAACTATGCCTGGTAGAGCTTATAGTGATGGTTTACAACAAGCACTACAAGCAAAAGAGGGTGTTGAAATAGAAGAAGAAACAACAACGCTTGCAACAATAACATACCAAAACTTCTATAGGCTTTACAATAAATTATCAGGTATGACCGGTACTGCAAAAACTGAAGAGGAAGAATTCTTAAAGATTTATAATACAAGAGTTATTGTCTGTCCTACCAACAAACCAATAATAAGAAAAGATGAACCCGACCTAACTTTTGGTACTACACATGCGAAATTAAAACATTTAGTAAGAGATTTAGAAGAAGTTGTTCAAGCGGGTAGACCTGTATTGATTGGTACAACTTCTGTGGAATCTTCAGAACAAGTTTCTCGCTATCTAGAAAAAGCTGGTTTAAAATTTGAAATGATTAATGCAAAAAACCACCACAGAGAAGCAGAGATTGTTGAAAAAGCTGGACAAGTTGGATCAATAACTCTTGCAACTAATATGGCCGGTCGTGGAACAGATATCAAACTATCTCGTGAAGCAAGAGAAAATGGTGGATTATTTGTTATGGGTATAGAACGTAACGAGGCAAGACGTATTGATAATCAATTGCGTGGTAGAGCTGGAAGACAAGGAGATCCTGGTAGTTCAAGATTTTACATCTCAATGCAAGATGAATTGATGGTCAGATTCTCTTCAGAAAAACTAAGACAAATGTTTTTAAAGCTTGGTGATGACTACATAAACTCAAAAATGTTTACAAGAGCAATTACTAATGCGCAAAAAAAACTAGAAGGTTTAAACTTCGATCAACGTAAGAATGTTTTAGATTATGATAATATTCTTTCACAACAACGAGAAGCTATTTATGCTCAAAGAGATTCAATTTTAGAACAAGAAACTTTAAAGGTTGTTCTTTCAAGATTTCAATACACAATAGCTTTTGAAATGGTTGAAAGAAATTCTGAACTTGTTCGCGGAGAAAGAACAATAAGCATTCCTTCTTTAATACAGGAAATAAACGGTAAATTTGTTTTTGAAGGAGCCTTATCGGAATCTGATTTTGTAGGATTAGAAAAACAAGAAATTGCAAAAAAAATATCACAAAACATGATGGAATATTATTTATCAAAAACTTCAGCTGTTCCAGAAGAAGTTATAAGTGAAATGGAAAGAAGAACTATTCTTCAAACTCTAGATCATCATTGACAAAAACATATTAACTTAACTCAAAAACTTAGAAGTGGTATTTATCTGCAACAATATGCACAGAACAACCCATTACATGAGTATGTTGAAGAATCGGCAAGATTATTTAACAAAATGAAAGTTATGATTGCAGAAGAAACAATTGTTAAATTAAATGGATCATTTGTTAGTGAAATGAAACCAAATCAGGAAAATGTCTCTTTT
This genomic interval from Spiroplasma monobiae MQ-1 contains the following:
- a CDS encoding FoF1 ATP synthase subunit delta/epsilon, with the translated sequence MELTKLKIITPEGIYIDDLKVESVSVRTADGQVTVFANHSPIVSTLLIGDMKYELNGTSKYIHLHRGILQVSKEQVKILTQRLYEVDEQGRRLK
- a CDS encoding 5'-3' exonuclease produces the protein MDKKKVVIIDGYHLLHKGYYGSLKRKKVAMNREGVLINAVYVFVANIFQLVQSNEYHTVIVTFDVGKECWRKEIYPEYKATRKETPSDLIPQMQLVRDFLTSANIPWYEKVSFEGDDIMGTIARIAVKLGYQVDIVSNDKDTYQLVSDDVRIVSQQSKKCKQEIITAKEVYEKFGCKPCQIPDIKSLLGDQSDNIKGVRGMHYNTATKLISKYGCVENVFKNLNDFPEEQRKKLEQCREQVLMNKQITRILKNVEIGRINFKPLRINYVRFMGFLKREKMWAFTKMIEDKVQRQLAYREKRKAEQESTS
- a CDS encoding IMPACT family protein produces the protein MVKVMIFLRILNDEKVVERNFTIKKSKFITYISKVKDKEELDIFIKKFSDKNATHNCYAYRCGDEKLTYGYNNDGEPNGTAGEPLLKLIEVNNLTNIVILVIRYYGGIKLGTGGLQKAYSHLAIEMLKELNTKQLEFLYNLEIIFNISDIKTISSSLKNIASEIKYNYIDDLVYAKLKLDQMEKLDPIKSKIKIIKKVQGYY
- a CDS encoding nuclear transport factor 2 family protein, which codes for MQDKKVINDFYEAFKAGDANKMVGLYSPKATFKDPMFGDLNYEEAKFMWIMLVSTRATSQFELNYTVEEHKGKIVVIWKATYLFGDKKRKVINIVTSKMETEDGLITKHVDSFNFKRWAKQAIGFSGLLFGNAKWFRKKVSDGAKEKLYKFMDYMKSQQAGK
- the secA gene encoding preprotein translocase subunit SecA codes for the protein MARDKAIIKKHGKTADEIISLESVYEKLSDSDLANKTQEFRDRLEKGETLDDLLVEAFAVVRETAFRVLKMRAYRVQLIGAIILHEGDIAEMRTGEGKTLTGLFPAYLNALSGLGVHVVTVNEYLSQRDSEINGQVYNALGLTVGLNGRDLSKEQKRNAYAQDITYTTNAELGFDYLRDNMVYRLEQKVQRKLNFAIIDEADSILIDEARTPLIISGGSQNRINMYKAADGFAKTLDENKDIEMDLESKQVYLTDSGIKKAHSFFSIENLFDFRNTELFHLIMNALKALFTFKLEVEYTVQDNEIILIDQFTGRTMPGRAYSDGLQQALQAKEGVEIEEETTTLATITYQNFYRLYNKLSGMTGTAKTEEEEFLKIYNTRVIVCPTNKPIIRKDEPDLTFGTTHAKLKHLVRDLEEVVQAGRPVLIGTTSVESSEQVSRYLEKAGLKFEMINAKNHHREAEIVEKAGQVGSITLATNMAGRGTDIKLSREARENGGLFVMGIERNEARRIDNQLRGRAGRQGDPGSSRFYISMQDELMVRFSSEKLRQMFLKLGDDYINSKMFTRAITNAQKKLEGLNFDQRKNVLDYDNILSQQREAIYAQRDSILEQETLKVVLSRFQYTIAFEMVERNSELVRGERTISIPSLIQEINGKFVFEGALSESDFVGLEKQEIAKKISQNMMEYYLSKTSAVPEEVISEMERRTILQTLDHHWQKHINLTQKLRSGIYLQQYAQNNPLHEYVEESARLFNKMKVMIAEETIVKLNGSFVSEMKPNQENVSFVESETKTVNISDKDIDEILSEWKIPKEKFSRIIVEKRFEELKDEFKEDQKNYDKTEFQFAVLDGLMKKLDNMFAQQTKQAGELSFEAIDKIVNKFKLEKIFTREQVKENFDKLMKTCKDEKEKTTLLIETQILMALANQFESKQNEFKITDEKGNVKKVFKTNPDGSISDEDIEDTEQIQTKTKIG